In Desulfomonile tiedjei DSM 6799, a genomic segment contains:
- a CDS encoding HIT family protein → MERIWAPWRIDYIVGGAKEPGCIFCTKPVSDRIDENLIVHLADGAFTMMNKYPYNGGHVLVAPYKHVSDPCSLSPEDNSLLIQEVCRAVQVIRKVMKAEGFNIGINLGAAAGAGIEEHLHYHVVPRWNGDTNIMPVLADVRVIPEHLLSTCKRLRAGFNRLFPESSREVEK, encoded by the coding sequence ATGGAAAGAATTTGGGCTCCCTGGAGAATAGACTATATTGTGGGGGGGGCAAAGGAACCGGGTTGCATTTTCTGTACAAAACCGGTATCTGACCGCATTGATGAAAACCTGATCGTGCATCTTGCGGATGGTGCCTTTACTATGATGAACAAGTATCCGTACAACGGAGGGCATGTTCTTGTAGCGCCATATAAGCATGTATCCGACCCGTGCAGTCTCAGCCCCGAAGACAATTCGTTGCTGATCCAGGAGGTCTGCAGGGCGGTTCAAGTCATCCGCAAAGTCATGAAAGCCGAGGGATTCAACATAGGAATCAATCTTGGAGCGGCAGCCGGTGCTGGGATCGAGGAACATCTACATTATCACGTGGTCCCGAGATGGAATGGCGACACCAACATCATGCCGGTGCTGGCGGACGTCAGAGTGATTCCGGAGCACCTGCTCAGTACGTGTAAGAGACTGAGAGCGGGTTTCAACCGTCTGTTCCCTGAAAGTTCAAGAGAGGTGGAGAAATGA
- a CDS encoding metallophosphoesterase family protein has protein sequence MKIGALSDTHLTRPNKLLDFILDVVFKDTDLILHAGDIVSRHVLERLQERDVIAVCGNMDDYDVIEAVPQTRIVSIAGKRIGLIHGWGAKQGLENRIIERFQEKNLDLIVYGHSHVPFWGKIAGIDLFNPGSASQNRYLETGTVGIIDIEDGTLDAKILVVRPE, from the coding sequence ATGAAAATTGGAGCATTGTCCGATACTCACCTCACGAGACCCAATAAACTGCTGGATTTCATCCTTGATGTGGTATTCAAAGACACGGATCTGATCCTCCATGCAGGAGACATTGTGTCCCGGCACGTTTTAGAGCGTCTTCAAGAGCGAGACGTGATAGCCGTTTGCGGGAACATGGATGACTACGACGTAATTGAGGCTGTTCCCCAAACCAGAATCGTTTCTATAGCAGGAAAACGCATCGGTCTGATACACGGGTGGGGTGCGAAACAGGGACTCGAAAACAGAATTATCGAAAGATTTCAGGAAAAAAATCTGGATCTTATCGTGTACGGACATTCTCATGTTCCATTTTGGGGAAAAATTGCCGGAATAGACCTGTTCAACCCGGGATCTGCTTCCCAGAATCGGTATCTGGAAACGGGTACAGTCGGAATCATTGACATAGAAGATGGAACACTCGATGCAAAAATCCTGGTTGTGCGGCCCGAGTGA
- the cysK gene encoding cysteine synthase A: protein MLTQNGLSSFVGSTPLLRLKSMESPGSAQIWAKLEFMNPGGSCKDRLCLGILESMEATEGLTAGDSLVEASGGNTAVSLAMMCAARKYSLTLVMPDTVPNERKRFLAAYGATVIVTPPANGMRGAISKALEIAGSRKRTFMINQFENPANPEVHRRTTAPEILRAIGRAPDVFVSGVGTGGTITGVGEVFKKEDQRARVVAVEPAESAILSGGNPGPHRIPGIGAGFIPRVLNTDIIDDVIVVTYPDAMKIVKHLAEKEGIFAGLSSGAALFGAVRNAERLDPTKIVVTVLCDSGERYLAAAP, encoded by the coding sequence ATGCTTACGCAAAATGGATTGTCATCTTTTGTCGGTAGTACTCCGCTTTTACGCCTGAAGTCGATGGAATCGCCGGGATCCGCTCAGATTTGGGCTAAACTGGAATTTATGAATCCGGGCGGATCGTGCAAGGATAGACTGTGTCTCGGCATACTCGAATCTATGGAAGCCACTGAAGGCTTAACCGCCGGGGATTCGTTGGTGGAAGCTTCCGGGGGAAATACCGCCGTAAGCTTGGCAATGATGTGCGCTGCAAGAAAGTACTCTCTCACGCTGGTAATGCCGGATACCGTTCCCAACGAGCGAAAGCGATTCCTGGCTGCATACGGTGCTACCGTCATCGTTACCCCTCCTGCAAACGGAATGCGAGGAGCCATCAGTAAGGCCCTTGAGATAGCGGGTTCCAGGAAACGCACGTTCATGATCAATCAATTCGAGAATCCTGCAAATCCCGAGGTCCATCGACGCACTACAGCGCCGGAGATTTTGCGTGCCATCGGAAGGGCTCCGGATGTGTTTGTTTCAGGGGTAGGCACCGGAGGCACGATTACTGGAGTTGGCGAGGTTTTCAAGAAAGAAGACCAACGCGCTCGTGTTGTGGCTGTGGAACCCGCTGAATCTGCGATTCTTTCCGGAGGAAATCCGGGCCCTCACAGGATTCCCGGAATCGGCGCAGGATTTATTCCACGAGTGCTCAATACGGACATTATTGATGATGTCATAGTAGTTACCTATCCGGATGCTATGAAAATCGTAAAACATCTGGCGGAGAAAGAAGGGATTTTTGCCGGCCTTTCGTCAGGAGCAGCTCTTTTTGGAGCGGTTCGAAACGCCGAGCGTCTCGATCCAACCAAGATCGTTGTGACGGTCTTATGTGATTCCGGAGAACGTTACTTGGCAGCCGCGCCGTGA
- a CDS encoding RrF2 family transcriptional regulator → MRITTTSRYGVRAIFDVAYHGGGQPTQIKDISRRQKISQRYLEQIFNKLLKAGLLKSRRGPRGGYMLSRDPSEISVGDIINAAQGPIVPVRCLSNEEPRKKDCSILNGCITRHVWHETQKLLIDYYNSVSIADLCALARKEGVSRDLDHKYMYFI, encoded by the coding sequence ATGCGGATTACTACAACTAGTAGATATGGAGTACGCGCGATTTTTGATGTGGCTTATCACGGCGGGGGACAACCTACCCAGATAAAAGATATTTCTCGACGTCAGAAGATATCGCAGCGTTACTTGGAGCAGATTTTTAACAAGCTTCTCAAAGCAGGCCTTCTCAAGAGCAGGCGCGGGCCCAGAGGGGGTTATATGCTTTCCAGGGATCCTTCCGAAATCTCGGTGGGCGACATCATCAATGCTGCTCAGGGTCCCATTGTGCCCGTGAGATGTCTCTCGAACGAGGAGCCGAGAAAAAAGGATTGTTCCATTTTGAATGGTTGCATAACTCGGCACGTCTGGCATGAGACTCAGAAGCTGCTGATCGATTATTACAATTCAGTGTCCATTGCGGATCTCTGTGCGCTTGCGAGAAAAGAAGGCGTGTCCAGAGATCTTGATCACAAATATATGTATTTCATCTAG
- a CDS encoding electron transfer flavoprotein subunit beta/FixA family protein: protein MKSLVCLKQVPDTETQIKVKPDGSGIVTDGIKYVINPYDEFSVEEALRLKEKFKTGEVVILSIGPDRTTEAIRTALAMGADRGIHVNDESVNNADPFAIAKALAAAAANVEYDVIFCGHRAIDDDFGEAGAMLAEFLGLPQVTLVTKVEVAADKKSATVERDVEGGKETVEVPLPCVLTSQKGLNEPRYASLPGIMKAKKKPIDKKTAGDLGISPEAKLQAKQYSMPPERQAGKKYQDMEPADVAKTVVQALRNEAKII, encoded by the coding sequence TTGAAATCATTGGTATGCTTGAAACAAGTACCCGACACGGAAACCCAGATCAAGGTTAAACCCGATGGATCTGGGATAGTGACGGACGGAATAAAGTACGTCATCAATCCGTACGATGAGTTCAGTGTAGAGGAGGCGCTTCGGCTTAAGGAAAAGTTTAAGACCGGAGAAGTTGTCATCCTCAGTATAGGACCCGATCGCACTACCGAAGCAATCCGGACGGCACTCGCAATGGGTGCGGACAGAGGAATTCACGTGAATGACGAATCCGTGAATAACGCAGATCCCTTTGCTATTGCCAAAGCTCTCGCCGCTGCTGCAGCAAACGTGGAATACGACGTGATATTCTGCGGACATCGCGCGATAGACGACGACTTTGGTGAAGCAGGCGCTATGCTTGCGGAATTTCTCGGACTCCCGCAGGTTACTCTCGTCACTAAAGTTGAAGTTGCTGCCGACAAGAAATCCGCAACAGTGGAGCGTGATGTGGAAGGCGGAAAAGAAACGGTGGAAGTTCCTCTTCCGTGCGTTCTGACTTCTCAGAAAGGTCTCAATGAACCCCGCTATGCTTCCTTGCCGGGAATTATGAAGGCAAAGAAAAAACCGATTGACAAGAAGACGGCAGGAGACCTCGGAATTAGCCCGGAAGCCAAACTTCAAGCCAAGCAGTACTCTATGCCTCCCGAACGGCAGGCCGGGAAGAAATACCAGGATATGGAACCGGCGGACGTAGCCAAGACGGTGGTCCAGGCACTTCGTAACGAAGCCAAGATCATCTAA